One window from the genome of Leptospira broomii serovar Hurstbridge str. 5399 encodes:
- a CDS encoding ATP-binding cassette domain-containing protein has product MISVSGLSLNFGKKVLFENVTLKFKEGCRYGLIGANGSGKSTFMKILAGLEQAAAGSIAIDVGVKVGYLKQDHYEYENETVLNTVMMGNKDLWEIAKERDEIYSKPEMSDEDGIRVSELEESFGEMGGYEAESVAGELLEGLGIPTNIHSQTLSFLTGGFKLRVLLAQVLFQKPDVLLLDEPTNHLDIKTIHWLESFLLNYKGVVVVISHDRHFINSIATHIADLDYQTMTVYPGNYDEYMEAAQASRERSVADNKRAKEKIAELQEFVSRFSANAAKSKQATSRQKMIEKIKDNMVEIRPSSRQFPYIVFKMKRPLGKDVIIADEISKGYEDRVIFKNFTINITKGEKIAIIGTNGVGKTTLLKTLMKEIEPDSGTVVFGESVEASVFPQDHREGIGQDADTIVEWLYRYAPPGTEMEEIRAILGRMLFSGEMAKKPTQVLSGGEKSRIILGRMILSQDNLLALDEPTNHLDLESIESLNYALTKFEGTVLFVSHDREFVSSIATRVLEVTTEGIRDFKGTYEEFLEREGVEFYKRLAGGPVLAESN; this is encoded by the coding sequence ATGATCAGCGTCTCAGGTCTTTCCCTAAATTTTGGTAAGAAGGTCCTCTTTGAAAACGTAACCTTGAAGTTCAAAGAGGGGTGTCGTTACGGCTTGATCGGAGCTAACGGATCCGGTAAATCGACTTTCATGAAAATTCTAGCCGGCTTGGAACAAGCGGCAGCAGGTTCGATTGCGATAGATGTAGGCGTTAAGGTCGGCTACCTTAAACAGGATCATTACGAATACGAAAACGAAACCGTACTAAATACGGTCATGATGGGTAATAAAGACCTTTGGGAGATCGCTAAGGAAAGAGACGAGATTTATTCCAAACCCGAAATGTCGGATGAGGACGGAATTCGAGTTTCCGAACTGGAAGAATCCTTCGGCGAAATGGGCGGATACGAAGCCGAAAGTGTCGCGGGTGAATTACTCGAAGGTCTTGGGATTCCGACCAACATCCACAGCCAAACCCTTTCTTTTTTAACCGGAGGATTCAAACTTCGGGTCCTATTGGCGCAGGTTTTATTCCAAAAACCTGATGTATTACTCTTGGACGAACCTACCAACCACTTGGATATCAAAACCATTCATTGGCTGGAATCTTTTCTTTTAAATTATAAGGGAGTCGTTGTGGTGATATCCCACGACCGTCACTTCATTAACTCGATAGCTACTCATATTGCGGATTTGGATTACCAGACTATGACGGTATATCCGGGAAATTACGACGAATATATGGAAGCGGCCCAAGCCTCTCGTGAGAGAAGCGTTGCAGATAATAAACGTGCTAAGGAAAAAATCGCCGAGTTACAGGAGTTTGTCAGCCGGTTTAGCGCCAACGCTGCTAAATCGAAGCAGGCGACTTCTCGTCAGAAGATGATTGAAAAGATCAAAGATAATATGGTGGAAATTCGTCCGTCCTCGAGACAGTTTCCGTACATCGTCTTTAAGATGAAACGTCCTCTCGGTAAGGACGTGATTATCGCCGACGAAATTTCCAAGGGTTATGAAGACAGAGTCATATTTAAGAACTTTACCATTAATATTACGAAAGGTGAAAAGATCGCCATTATCGGCACCAACGGCGTAGGTAAAACAACGCTTCTTAAAACTTTAATGAAGGAAATCGAACCGGACTCCGGAACGGTGGTTTTTGGCGAATCGGTAGAAGCTTCGGTATTTCCACAGGATCATCGCGAGGGAATCGGACAGGACGCGGATACGATCGTAGAGTGGTTATATCGGTATGCTCCTCCGGGAACAGAAATGGAAGAGATTCGAGCCATCTTAGGAAGAATGCTTTTTAGCGGAGAAATGGCAAAGAAGCCGACGCAAGTTCTTTCGGGAGGAGAAAAGTCCAGAATTATTCTCGGCAGGATGATTCTATCTCAGGACAATCTTCTCGCACTGGACGAACCCACCAATCACCTTGACCTTGAATCTATCGAATCGTTGAACTACGCGTTGACCAAGTTCGAAGGGACCGTATTATTCGTTTCTCATGACCGTGAATTTGTATCTTCGATTGCAACTCGAGTGCTTGAAGTGACTACCGAAGGTATTCGCGACTTTAAAGGAACTTACGAAGAATTTCTGGAGCGGGAAGGAGTGGAGTTCTACAAACGACTTGCTGGCGGTCCGGTTTTGGCGGAATCGAATTAA
- the rdgB gene encoding RdgB/HAM1 family non-canonical purine NTP pyrophosphatase, with protein sequence MKSLAIASNNAHKIREIRSILSPLGIELKTPRELGVECNPEETGATFEENALLKARELYSLCKLPSLADDSGICVEALGGEPGIYSARFGGEGLDDEGRARLLLERMQGKENRDAKYVCVIALVNGNSESTFEGECRGKIAEDYDRTGFGFGYDPVFYFPAFQARFSQVSEEKKNTISHRKVALDKLVSYLKANLQS encoded by the coding sequence TTGAAATCCCTCGCAATCGCATCCAATAACGCTCATAAAATTCGAGAAATTCGGTCCATATTAAGCCCTCTAGGAATCGAGCTAAAGACTCCTAGAGAGCTTGGCGTCGAATGCAATCCGGAAGAGACCGGGGCCACCTTTGAAGAAAACGCCTTACTTAAAGCCAGAGAATTATATTCTCTCTGCAAACTTCCATCCTTAGCGGATGATTCGGGTATCTGTGTCGAAGCTCTGGGCGGAGAACCCGGAATCTATTCGGCGAGATTCGGGGGGGAAGGGTTGGACGATGAGGGAAGAGCTCGACTCCTTTTGGAAAGAATGCAAGGTAAAGAAAATCGTGACGCGAAATATGTTTGCGTGATTGCTCTTGTCAACGGCAACTCCGAATCGACTTTTGAAGGCGAATGCAGAGGTAAAATCGCGGAAGATTATGATAGAACTGGATTCGGGTTCGGCTACGATCCTGTATTTTATTTTCCCGCATTCCAAGCTCGTTTTTCACAAGTAAGTGAAGAAAAGAAAAATACGATTTCACATCGTAAAGTCGCTTTGGATAAACTAGTCTCTTATCTGAAAGCGAATCTACAATCGTAG
- a CDS encoding STAS domain-containing protein, which yields MEITVQDDIHIIKISGSILQSDSEELDRNLSDHNFDPSPKVIIDLTEVSHICSTALGILVSYKKKFNSAEGDIIIVVNDEDLLQLFEITMLDKVFKVVPTIDDAFDEFKLGN from the coding sequence ATGGAAATTACGGTTCAAGACGACATTCATATCATCAAGATCTCCGGATCCATCCTCCAATCAGACAGCGAGGAACTGGACCGTAACCTTAGCGATCACAATTTCGACCCCTCCCCTAAAGTCATCATCGATCTTACGGAAGTTAGTCATATCTGCTCGACCGCTCTTGGGATTTTAGTCTCTTATAAGAAAAAATTCAATTCTGCGGAAGGAGATATTATCATCGTCGTGAACGATGAGGATCTGCTTCAACTCTTTGAAATTACGATGCTCGATAAAGTGTTCAAAGTCGTTCCAACGATCGATGACGCTTTTGATGAATTTAAACTGGGAAATTGA